A single region of the Actinoplanes sp. SE50/110 genome encodes:
- a CDS encoding amino acid ABC transporter ATP-binding protein encodes MTTVTEAPPAVRAEGIVKRYGAVDVLKGVDLTVAPGEVCCLLGPSGSGKSTLLRCINHLETIDGGRMWVGGHLVGYRQQGDRLHELRPAEIADRRRGIGMVFQRFNLFPHLTALGNIVEAPIHVRGHRRAEARTRALELLDRVGLADRAQAYPAELSGGQQQRVAIARALAMDPQLMLFDEPTSALDPELVGEVLAVMRGLAADGMTMIVVTHEIGFAREVADRIVLLDGGTVVESGTPADLLGSPRHERTRAFLSRIR; translated from the coding sequence ATGACCACTGTCACCGAGGCACCGCCCGCCGTGCGGGCCGAGGGCATCGTCAAGCGGTACGGCGCCGTCGACGTGCTCAAGGGCGTCGATCTCACGGTCGCCCCGGGCGAGGTGTGCTGTCTGCTCGGCCCGTCCGGCTCCGGCAAGTCGACCCTGCTGCGCTGCATCAATCACCTGGAGACCATCGACGGCGGCCGGATGTGGGTCGGCGGTCACCTGGTCGGCTACCGCCAGCAGGGTGACCGGCTGCACGAACTGCGGCCGGCGGAGATCGCGGACCGGCGCCGTGGCATCGGCATGGTCTTCCAGCGCTTCAACCTGTTCCCGCACCTGACCGCGCTCGGCAACATCGTCGAGGCGCCGATCCACGTGCGCGGGCACCGCCGCGCCGAGGCCCGGACCCGCGCGCTGGAGCTACTCGACCGTGTGGGCCTGGCCGACCGGGCACAGGCCTACCCCGCGGAGCTCTCCGGCGGCCAGCAGCAGCGCGTCGCGATCGCCCGCGCCCTGGCGATGGACCCGCAGCTGATGCTCTTCGACGAGCCCACCTCCGCGCTCGACCCGGAACTCGTCGGCGAGGTGCTGGCCGTGATGCGCGGCCTGGCCGCGGACGGCATGACGATGATCGTGGTGACCCACGAGATCGGTTTCGCCCGTGAGGTCGCCGACCGCATCGTGCTGCTCGACGGCGGCACCGTCGTCGAGTCCGGCACCCCCGCCGACCTGCTGGGCAGCCCCCGCCACGAACGCACCCGCGCCTTCCTGTCGAGAATCCGGTGA
- a CDS encoding MurR/RpiR family transcriptional regulator: MSTPNEDLGPAVGVAGLIRARWAECSPAERKVARVLLAAYPQAGLETVAALAGRAGVSAPTVLRLAGRLGFTGFPELQKALRQELTERDVSPLTTYSAGRSTAAADGGALERAAAILPGVLATALAETPPAEFDAAVRLLADRQLTVTLAGGRFSRLLAEYLLLHLMQVRGGARLLPAGAVERANTLVDVGRRDLLVIFDFRRYEDWSLALARAATEAGARVVLVTDRWLSPIAAVAEAVLACPVDSPSAYDSFVPALAVLETVIAGVIDRLGAPAGERLARIEEASRRFTLL; this comes from the coding sequence ATGTCGACCCCGAACGAAGACCTCGGCCCCGCGGTGGGCGTCGCCGGCCTCATCCGGGCACGCTGGGCCGAGTGCAGCCCGGCGGAGCGGAAGGTGGCCCGCGTGCTGCTGGCGGCCTATCCGCAGGCCGGCCTGGAGACGGTTGCCGCCCTGGCCGGGCGGGCCGGCGTCAGCGCGCCGACGGTGCTGCGGCTGGCCGGCCGCCTCGGCTTCACCGGGTTCCCCGAGCTGCAGAAGGCGCTGCGCCAGGAGCTGACGGAACGCGACGTGTCGCCCCTGACGACCTACAGCGCCGGGCGCTCCACCGCGGCCGCGGACGGTGGCGCCCTGGAGCGCGCGGCCGCCATCCTGCCCGGCGTGCTCGCCACCGCGCTGGCCGAGACGCCGCCGGCGGAGTTCGACGCCGCGGTCCGGCTGCTGGCCGACCGGCAACTGACGGTGACCCTGGCCGGTGGCCGGTTCTCCCGGCTGCTCGCCGAATACCTGCTGCTGCACCTGATGCAGGTGCGCGGTGGGGCACGGCTGTTGCCGGCGGGGGCGGTCGAACGCGCCAACACGCTGGTCGACGTGGGCCGCCGCGACCTGCTCGTGATCTTCGATTTCCGCCGGTACGAGGATTGGTCGCTGGCGCTGGCCCGCGCGGCGACCGAGGCCGGCGCCCGGGTCGTCCTGGTGACCGACCGCTGGCTGTCCCCCATCGCCGCGGTGGCCGAGGCGGTCCTGGCCTGCCCGGTCGACTCACCGTCGGCATACGACAGTTTCGTGCCGGCTCTGGCCGTGCTGGAGACCGTGATCGCCGGTGTCATCGACCGGCTGGGCGCCCCGGCCGGGGAGCGCCTGGCCCGCATCGAGGAGGCCAGCCGGCGGTTCACTCTGCTCTGA
- a CDS encoding pre-peptidase C-terminal domain-containing protein, which yields MTLTTPLRRRLTAAAALGALLFFGGVHATAAQAAVTRTRAGNQADVSRTGWNGPAFVFSGAGAIVPATFTRAVTAITGGAGTMDVVVLADAPPGSGSATPECDAVLALAGVNACTTLVLTSARDGDDAAVNTEIRNAEFVYFAGGDQCAYAAWKSTALRASVQSVVAKGGGVGGGSAGTHINSDIVYDACGGSVTSAEALADPYTGAVTFTTGMFSWPHYAGTINDSHFVTRDRMGRTMAFVARSLKDGLVTGGKAWGVGIEQGGSLFVDRAGLATLAGADAYIVLGDHAPEQAVAGRPLTYTGFKIWHLTGGGTFDFANRPTCGYYLRSVTAGVADPGLYSGTPIADCSGGAGAVTETEPNDSRGTANDLSTGTYPLTVSGSAKSASDRDYFKLSLTQNQKVTVSCSIPDQYDADLYLLDGSGAGLARSVNDGKGADERLTYTRTATGAGSYYLDVEAYSGSGTSPYACAVVKG from the coding sequence ATGACCCTCACCACGCCCCTGCGGCGTCGCCTCACGGCGGCCGCCGCCCTCGGCGCCCTGCTGTTCTTCGGCGGCGTGCATGCCACCGCTGCCCAGGCGGCCGTCACCCGGACCCGGGCCGGCAACCAAGCGGACGTCTCCCGGACCGGATGGAACGGTCCGGCGTTCGTCTTCTCCGGAGCCGGCGCGATCGTGCCGGCCACGTTCACCCGAGCCGTCACCGCGATCACCGGAGGCGCCGGCACCATGGACGTCGTGGTCCTGGCCGACGCCCCGCCCGGTTCCGGCAGCGCCACCCCGGAGTGTGATGCCGTCCTGGCGCTCGCCGGTGTCAACGCGTGCACGACCCTCGTGCTGACCTCGGCGCGCGACGGCGACGACGCCGCGGTCAACACCGAGATCCGCAACGCCGAGTTCGTCTACTTCGCCGGCGGGGACCAGTGCGCGTACGCCGCCTGGAAGAGCACCGCACTGCGGGCGTCGGTGCAATCGGTCGTGGCCAAGGGGGGCGGCGTCGGCGGTGGCAGCGCCGGCACCCACATCAACAGTGACATCGTCTACGACGCCTGCGGTGGGAGCGTCACCTCGGCCGAGGCGCTGGCCGACCCGTACACCGGCGCCGTGACCTTCACGACCGGCATGTTCAGCTGGCCGCACTACGCCGGCACCATCAACGACTCGCATTTCGTGACCCGCGACCGGATGGGACGCACCATGGCCTTCGTCGCCCGCTCCCTCAAGGACGGCCTGGTCACCGGTGGTAAGGCCTGGGGTGTCGGCATCGAGCAGGGTGGCTCGCTGTTCGTGGATCGGGCGGGCCTGGCCACGCTCGCCGGTGCGGACGCCTACATCGTTCTCGGCGACCACGCTCCCGAGCAGGCCGTCGCCGGGCGGCCGCTGACCTACACCGGCTTCAAGATCTGGCATCTGACCGGGGGCGGCACCTTCGACTTCGCCAACCGGCCGACCTGTGGCTATTACCTGCGCAGCGTCACCGCCGGGGTGGCCGACCCGGGCCTCTACAGCGGAACGCCGATCGCGGACTGCTCGGGCGGCGCCGGCGCGGTGACCGAGACCGAGCCGAACGACTCGCGGGGCACCGCCAACGACCTCAGCACCGGGACCTACCCGCTGACCGTCAGCGGCTCGGCGAAGTCCGCCTCGGACCGCGACTACTTCAAGCTCTCGCTCACCCAGAATCAGAAGGTCACCGTCTCCTGCTCGATTCCCGACCAGTACGACGCCGACCTGTACCTGCTGGACGGCTCCGGGGCCGGCCTGGCGCGCTCGGTGAACGACGGCAAGGGCGCCGACGAACGACTCACCTATACGCGTACCGCCACCGGCGCCGGCTCGTACTACCTCGACGTCGAGGCCTACAGCGGATCCGGCACCAGCCCGTACGCCTGTGCCGTCGTCAAGGGCTGA
- a CDS encoding amino acid ABC transporter permease — MSVDADAATAASVAGTPLRVVPLRRPGRWVAAVLAVAGLAAFLQALLRSPNLRLDVIGEYLFKPYILHGVLTTVWLTVVAQLLGTAGGTAIAIMRLSANPVLRAVSWLFVWVFRGTPLLVQIIFFGFLGALFPTLTLTVPFSGDILWSRPTSVVITGTVAAVLALSLNEMAYAAEVIRAGILSVDRGQLEAAYALGMRPRLTMRRIVLPQAMRVIIPPMGNDTITMLKSTALVSVIAGSDLLTVVQGIYTANYQVIPMLIVAALWYLAIVSVLSTAQFLVERRFGRGVTTTNRGITR, encoded by the coding sequence ATGAGTGTCGATGCCGATGCCGCCACGGCGGCCAGCGTCGCCGGAACACCGCTGCGCGTGGTCCCGCTCCGCCGCCCGGGACGGTGGGTCGCCGCCGTGCTGGCCGTCGCCGGTCTGGCCGCGTTTCTGCAAGCCCTGCTGCGCAGCCCGAACCTGCGCCTGGACGTGATCGGCGAGTACCTGTTCAAGCCGTACATCCTGCACGGTGTGCTGACCACCGTGTGGCTGACCGTCGTCGCGCAGCTGCTCGGCACCGCCGGCGGCACCGCGATCGCCATCATGCGGCTGTCCGCGAACCCGGTCCTGCGCGCGGTGTCGTGGCTGTTCGTCTGGGTGTTCCGCGGCACACCGCTGCTGGTACAGATCATCTTCTTCGGCTTCCTCGGGGCCCTGTTCCCCACCCTCACCCTGACGGTGCCGTTCTCCGGGGACATCCTGTGGAGTCGCCCCACCAGCGTCGTCATCACCGGCACCGTGGCCGCCGTGCTGGCCCTCTCGCTCAACGAGATGGCCTACGCCGCGGAGGTCATCCGCGCCGGGATCCTCTCGGTCGACCGCGGACAACTCGAAGCGGCGTACGCGCTGGGCATGCGGCCCCGGCTGACCATGCGCCGGATCGTGCTCCCGCAGGCGATGCGCGTGATCATCCCGCCGATGGGCAACGACACCATCACCATGCTGAAGTCCACCGCGCTGGTGTCGGTCATCGCCGGAAGCGACCTGCTCACCGTGGTGCAGGGCATCTACACCGCCAACTACCAGGTCATCCCGATGCTCATCGTGGCGGCCCTGTGGTACCTCGCGATCGTGTCGGTGCTCTCCACCGCCCAGTTCCTTGTCGAACGCCGCTTCGGGCGCGGCGTCACCACCACCAACCGGGGGATCACGCGATGA
- a CDS encoding transporter substrate-binding domain-containing protein — protein sequence MRIRYPRQTAVLAAVGTALLLTACGSTPSTATTGGSAAATPVTVTIAGAGTVTTDPALAARVPADARAKGSITVATNAPYAPFIDFKTKGDQSHFVGLDYDLFTAAAARLGLRATFQQQPFDGLVPGLQAGKYDAIAGGVTDKREREQVATFVDYTASGTGFLVTAGNPKQVSTVANLCGLRVGAQKASNQVDNLTAYSKASCPGQPIVISQYPANTDAVQALLAGQVDVVAATRVNLTDVVTQLSGKVALADDPAAPNGWLASPNGFGFLKSRGELATAFQAALQSLISDGTYRKILDQWKQAPIGLATITVNQPIN from the coding sequence ATGAGAATCCGATACCCACGACAGACCGCCGTCCTGGCGGCGGTCGGCACCGCCCTTCTGTTGACCGCCTGTGGCTCCACCCCGTCCACGGCCACCACCGGTGGGTCGGCCGCCGCCACCCCGGTCACGGTCACCATCGCCGGCGCCGGGACGGTCACCACCGACCCGGCGCTGGCCGCCCGGGTTCCGGCCGACGCCCGGGCCAAGGGCTCGATCACGGTGGCGACCAACGCCCCCTACGCACCCTTCATCGACTTCAAGACCAAGGGCGACCAGAGCCATTTCGTCGGCCTCGACTACGACCTGTTCACCGCGGCCGCGGCCCGGCTGGGGCTGCGGGCGACGTTCCAGCAGCAGCCGTTCGACGGTCTGGTACCCGGCCTGCAGGCCGGCAAGTACGACGCCATCGCCGGCGGCGTCACCGACAAGCGGGAACGCGAACAGGTCGCCACCTTCGTCGACTACACGGCTTCCGGCACCGGGTTCCTGGTCACCGCCGGCAACCCGAAGCAGGTGTCCACCGTGGCGAACCTGTGCGGCCTGCGGGTCGGCGCGCAGAAGGCCAGCAACCAGGTCGACAATCTGACGGCGTACAGCAAGGCCTCCTGCCCGGGACAGCCGATCGTGATCAGTCAGTACCCGGCCAACACCGACGCCGTGCAGGCGCTGCTGGCCGGTCAGGTCGACGTGGTCGCGGCCACCCGGGTCAACCTGACCGACGTGGTGACCCAGCTGTCCGGCAAGGTCGCCCTCGCCGACGACCCGGCGGCGCCCAACGGATGGCTGGCCAGCCCGAACGGTTTCGGCTTCCTCAAGTCCCGGGGCGAGCTGGCCACCGCCTTCCAGGCCGCGCTGCAGTCGTTGATCAGCGACGGCACGTACCGCAAGATCCTCGATCAGTGGAAGCAGGCCCCGATCGGGCTCGCCACGATCACCGTCAACCAGCCGATCAACTGA
- a CDS encoding cyanophycinase, whose product MVTRRTLLAGSAAAATAALTGTPAAAAARPATGPLILAGGGLADDNAAVYGEIVRRAGGAGAYIGVLTAASVPPSQDPDAGTPDASNSAANGEFYRRLLLSYGAGRVEWIPVDLDHVGAADDPQLAARVATMTGFFFGGGDQFRYVTCMMHGAAHTDSAVLAAIRRRHRAGAVIAGSSAGADIQQGHDMVTGGDSYPALRDGSTAGYFDDSSVSGYWPAGGFGFFTSALLDTHFNAYGRLGRGIVLARTVGRHHLVGVDPDTAYLVEHPGTAHECGQVIGTGGVNVIDLYRDVRWSFLTAGYHYQPGTGRITPPPAVRPLRADPAHRGVPDNNDIFGDHQQLNLALALTAADTRRAVGYTAQSDPRFAVTLTKGHDFRGYTRDGRTADSFLDLTVAISAVPA is encoded by the coding sequence ATGGTCACTCGTCGCACCCTGCTCGCCGGCTCGGCCGCCGCCGCCACCGCAGCACTCACCGGCACCCCCGCGGCCGCTGCCGCGCGTCCCGCCACCGGCCCGCTGATCCTGGCCGGTGGCGGCCTGGCCGACGACAACGCCGCTGTCTACGGGGAGATCGTCCGGCGGGCCGGCGGCGCCGGGGCCTACATCGGGGTGCTCACCGCCGCGTCGGTGCCGCCCAGTCAGGATCCGGACGCCGGCACGCCCGACGCGTCCAACAGCGCCGCCAACGGCGAGTTCTACCGGCGGTTGCTGCTGTCGTACGGCGCCGGGCGGGTCGAGTGGATCCCCGTCGACCTCGACCATGTCGGCGCCGCCGACGATCCGCAGCTCGCGGCCCGGGTCGCCACCATGACCGGCTTCTTCTTCGGCGGTGGCGACCAGTTCCGCTACGTCACCTGCATGATGCACGGCGCCGCGCACACCGACTCCGCCGTGCTGGCCGCCATCCGCCGCCGGCATCGCGCCGGGGCGGTGATCGCCGGCTCCAGCGCGGGCGCCGACATCCAGCAGGGACACGACATGGTCACCGGTGGAGACAGCTACCCGGCGCTGCGCGACGGATCCACCGCCGGCTACTTCGACGACTCCAGCGTGTCCGGGTACTGGCCCGCGGGCGGCTTCGGCTTCTTCACCTCGGCACTGCTGGACACCCACTTCAACGCCTACGGCCGGCTGGGCCGGGGCATCGTGCTCGCCCGCACGGTCGGCCGGCACCACCTGGTCGGCGTGGATCCGGACACCGCCTACCTCGTCGAGCATCCCGGAACCGCCCACGAGTGCGGCCAGGTCATCGGGACCGGCGGGGTCAACGTGATCGACCTGTACCGCGACGTCCGGTGGAGCTTCCTGACCGCCGGTTACCACTATCAGCCCGGCACCGGCCGGATCACCCCGCCGCCGGCGGTGCGCCCGCTGCGGGCGGATCCCGCGCACCGCGGCGTCCCCGACAACAACGACATCTTCGGCGACCATCAGCAGCTCAACCTCGCGCTCGCCCTGACCGCGGCGGACACCCGCCGCGCCGTCGGCTACACGGCACAGAGCGACCCCCGGTTCGCGGTCACGCTGACCAAGGGACACGACTTCCGCGGCTACACGCGGGACGGACGCACCGCCGACTCCTTCCTCGACCTCACCGTGGCGATCTCCGCCGTACCGGCCTGA
- a CDS encoding universal stress protein encodes MGPGVIMVGIDGSESSRRAAAYAVGLARREGARLVGVYVRPPAGAMVSMADSSGTVAATMVASQDAVVSEFRDTLQQERTRLGVDMQIVVRDGDPFTELCHAAREFWADAVIVGRSERLLHRIAGSVAQRLVRCGRWPVTVVP; translated from the coding sequence GTGGGACCGGGTGTGATCATGGTCGGGATCGACGGTTCCGAGTCGTCCCGCCGGGCCGCCGCCTATGCGGTCGGCCTGGCGCGCCGGGAGGGCGCCCGGCTGGTCGGCGTCTACGTCCGGCCGCCGGCCGGCGCCATGGTGTCGATGGCCGACTCGTCCGGCACGGTCGCCGCCACGATGGTCGCCTCGCAGGACGCGGTGGTCTCCGAGTTCCGCGACACGCTGCAGCAGGAGCGGACCCGGCTGGGCGTCGACATGCAGATCGTGGTGCGCGACGGCGACCCGTTCACCGAGCTGTGCCACGCCGCCAGGGAGTTCTGGGCGGACGCGGTGATCGTGGGCCGTTCGGAGCGCCTGCTGCACCGGATCGCCGGCTCGGTCGCGCAGCGCCTGGTCCGCTGCGGCCGCTGGCCGGTGACGGTGGTCCCCTGA
- a CDS encoding TetR/AcrR family transcriptional regulator, with protein sequence MSSAGSGRPRDPEVDRRITRAVLDVFGEAGWAGFAMETVARRAGIGKATLYLRWSSKEELLTDALTTGLVRVGDVDTGTLHGDLVELATQVLGLYTGPAGRAAMRLNLETAIPEVAEHYRTMRASQIQAARDIVRRGVARGELPGTVSVSLLLETLIGGAMMHAMTTPADRRAALAEEAGSHARQLVDFLLHAVASPVADRRARTGPLFRAPA encoded by the coding sequence ATGAGCAGCGCCGGTTCCGGCCGTCCCCGCGACCCCGAGGTGGACCGGCGGATCACCCGGGCCGTCCTGGACGTGTTCGGCGAGGCCGGCTGGGCCGGTTTCGCGATGGAGACCGTCGCCCGCCGCGCCGGCATCGGCAAAGCCACCCTGTACCTGCGGTGGAGCAGCAAGGAGGAACTGCTGACCGACGCGCTGACCACCGGGCTGGTCCGGGTCGGCGATGTCGACACCGGCACCCTGCACGGCGACCTGGTCGAGCTGGCCACCCAGGTGCTCGGCCTCTACACCGGCCCGGCCGGGCGGGCCGCGATGCGGCTCAACCTGGAGACCGCCATCCCGGAGGTCGCCGAGCACTACCGGACGATGCGCGCCTCCCAGATCCAGGCCGCCCGCGACATCGTGCGCCGCGGCGTCGCCCGGGGCGAGCTGCCCGGCACGGTCTCGGTCAGTCTGCTGTTGGAGACACTGATCGGCGGCGCGATGATGCACGCCATGACCACCCCGGCCGACCGGCGGGCCGCGCTGGCCGAGGAGGCCGGCAGCCACGCCCGCCAGCTGGTCGACTTCCTGCTGCACGCGGTGGCCAGCCCGGTCGCGGATCGGCGGGCCCGGACGGGGCCGTTGTTCCGCGCGCCGGCCTGA